From the genome of Streptomyces sp. NBC_01341, one region includes:
- a CDS encoding NUDIX hydrolase yields the protein MTPADELLDIVDENDEVVGQATRGEATARGLRHRCAFIEVRDGAGRLFVHRRTATKLVFPSHYDMFVGGVVGAGESYDEAALREAEEELGVSGLPRPTPLFTFLYEGDGHSWWSYVYEVRCELPVRPQREEVAWHTFLTDSELSERLPDWTWVPDGLEAYHRLRDFRAGSPGAGV from the coding sequence ATGACTCCGGCTGACGAACTACTGGACATCGTCGACGAGAACGACGAGGTCGTCGGGCAGGCGACGCGCGGTGAGGCGACCGCACGTGGCCTGCGTCACCGCTGCGCCTTCATCGAGGTGCGGGACGGCGCAGGCCGGCTGTTCGTGCACCGCAGAACGGCGACGAAGCTCGTCTTCCCCTCGCACTACGACATGTTCGTCGGCGGCGTCGTGGGCGCCGGCGAGTCCTACGACGAGGCCGCGCTGCGTGAGGCGGAGGAGGAGCTGGGGGTGTCCGGGCTCCCCCGCCCCACACCGCTCTTCACGTTCCTCTACGAGGGCGACGGGCACAGCTGGTGGTCGTACGTGTACGAGGTGCGCTGCGAGCTGCCCGTGCGGCCGCAGCGGGAGGAGGTCGCCTGGCACACCTTCCTGACGGACTCCGAACTGTCGGAGCGGCTGCCCGACTGGACCTGGGTGCCGGACGGGCTGGAGGCGTACCACCGGCTGCGGGACTTCCGGGCGGGCTCGCCGGGGGCGGGCGTGTGA
- a CDS encoding YidH family protein — protein sequence MSGFVRGLRLWFAPERIREEGDTPDYRFSLANERTFLAWIRTALALIGGGFAVDQFLPDLAWGVRAGLALGLLAAGVLCALRAVDHWVRCERAMRRGEDLPASRFPALLSLVVAVVAVAMVVVVLFGWEGR from the coding sequence GTGAGCGGCTTCGTGCGGGGGCTCCGGCTGTGGTTCGCGCCGGAGCGGATCCGTGAGGAGGGTGACACCCCGGACTACCGCTTCTCCCTGGCCAACGAGCGCACCTTCCTGGCCTGGATCCGGACCGCTCTGGCGCTGATCGGCGGCGGTTTCGCGGTCGATCAGTTCCTGCCCGACCTGGCCTGGGGCGTCCGGGCGGGTCTCGCCCTCGGGTTGCTGGCCGCGGGGGTGCTCTGCGCACTGCGGGCCGTGGACCACTGGGTGCGGTGCGAGCGGGCGATGCGGCGCGGCGAGGATCTGCCCGCGTCCCGCTTCCCGGCACTGCTGAGCCTGGTCGTCGCCGTGGTGGCGGTCGCGATGGTGGTGGTCGTCCTGTTCGGCTGGGAGGGCCGGTGA
- a CDS encoding DUF202 domain-containing protein translates to MTGPARDPGLQPERTRLAWRRTTLACTVVGLLAGRQALHGGAGSAGVLAVALSLVAWLGFLLVAHRRVTDMGSARPAPLSPRHALTAAGCTVALAVFGVATLF, encoded by the coding sequence GTGACCGGTCCGGCCCGCGATCCCGGTCTCCAGCCGGAACGGACGCGGCTGGCCTGGCGGCGCACCACGCTGGCGTGCACGGTGGTGGGTCTGCTGGCGGGCCGGCAGGCCCTGCACGGCGGTGCGGGGTCTGCCGGCGTGCTCGCGGTGGCGCTGAGCCTGGTGGCCTGGCTGGGCTTCCTCCTGGTGGCGCACCGCCGGGTCACGGACATGGGCAGCGCGCGGCCCGCCCCCCTGTCTCCGCGCCACGCGCTGACGGCGGCCGGGTGCACGGTCGCGCTCGCGGTGTTCGGCGTCGCCACACTCTTCTGA
- a CDS encoding DMT family transporter gives MSLLVIALSVAAACCAGFGFVLQQDAARHAPPSDFLSPRLLLDLMRVPSWLAGIGLMICGMVLGALALGRGEVSVVEPLLATNLLFALALSRYFTGQRLGRQGWGGLWLLAGGVTTFLLAGQPRGGEAVTEPLRHWLVIGLVVGLALALTAFARHPRTPWAPTLLGLAGGLLYGLQDALTRVCVLRLDDGGWAALFTGWQPYALVVLGVTSLILVQSAFEAGPLRMSLPALTAAQPLAGIVCGIGFLGDQVRTDTGALAWQAAGLAAIVAGIVLLGLHPAMPVGKEKHGATAADRLMLDGRHDSG, from the coding sequence GTGTCCTTGCTGGTGATCGCTCTTTCCGTGGCCGCGGCATGCTGTGCGGGCTTCGGTTTCGTCCTGCAGCAGGACGCGGCCCGCCACGCGCCGCCGAGTGATTTCCTCTCGCCCCGGCTGCTGCTGGACCTGATGAGGGTGCCGAGCTGGCTGGCCGGCATCGGTCTGATGATCTGCGGCATGGTCCTCGGCGCGCTGGCGCTGGGGCGGGGTGAGGTGTCGGTCGTCGAACCGCTGCTGGCCACCAATCTGCTCTTCGCGCTGGCCCTCTCGCGCTACTTCACCGGACAGCGCCTCGGCCGCCAGGGCTGGGGCGGTCTCTGGCTGCTGGCCGGCGGCGTCACCACGTTCCTGCTGGCCGGCCAGCCGCGCGGCGGCGAGGCGGTGACGGAACCGCTGCGGCACTGGCTGGTGATCGGCCTGGTGGTCGGGCTCGCGCTGGCGCTGACCGCCTTCGCCAGACACCCGCGCACCCCGTGGGCCCCCACGCTGCTGGGTCTGGCGGGGGGTCTGCTCTACGGACTCCAGGACGCCCTGACCCGGGTCTGCGTCCTCCGGCTGGACGACGGCGGATGGGCGGCGCTGTTCACGGGCTGGCAGCCGTATGCCCTGGTCGTCCTGGGCGTGACCAGCCTGATCCTCGTCCAGAGCGCGTTCGAGGCGGGTCCGCTGCGGATGTCGCTGCCGGCCCTGACCGCGGCACAGCCACTGGCCGGGATCGTCTGCGGGATCGGCTTTCTCGGCGACCAGGTGCGCACCGACACCGGGGCGCTGGCCTGGCAGGCGGCGGGGCTCGCGGCGATCGTGGCCGGGATCGTGCTGCTGGGGCTGCACCCGGCCATGCCGGTGGGGAAGGAGAAGCACGGTGCCACGGCCGCCGACCGGTTGATGTTGGATGGACGGCATGACTCCGGCTGA